Proteins encoded by one window of Flagellimonas lutaonensis:
- a CDS encoding endonuclease MutS2, translated as MLQINQKTLQDLEFPTVLDHLSARCNTELGKKSVAKIAPIADQEALLGALGQTSEYLTSFSNDNRIPNHGFDAINDDLKLLKIENAVLEVSGFRRIAALCDTVLVHKRFLKKFKEYYPLLFKLSDALDENKAISEEIAKVIDKFGEIRDDASAELKHIRQQINEVRSKINSSFNGALQRYQAADFLDEIRESVVENRRVLAVKAMHRKKVRGTVMGSSKTGSIVYIIPEATLGHTRELTNLEYDEKEELRRILRELANFIRPFAPLLSDYQDYLTNIDITAAKAKYAAEMNAVLPGINQERQLYLKDAYHPLLYLTNKRKNEKTWPQTIELHPENRIIVISGPNAGGKSITLKTIGLLQVMLQSGLLIPVHERSSVCLFDKILTDIGDNQSIENHLSTYSYRLKNMQRFLKKCDDRTLFLIDEFGTGSDPELGGALAEAFLEVFYERGAYGVITTHYANLKLLANELPHMTNANMQFDGRTLEPTFKLVLGEAGSSFTFEVAQKNGIPYSLINKAKKKIDRGKVRFDATISKLQKQRNRMEKTGSRLQEEESKAREEAKRLEELNAKIKTKLENYQELYDHNQRMVHLGNKVNDAAEKYFLDGKKRPLISELLRIVETENSKRKKTNAKQAKAKKAVKKQVAQELEKKIVEVRKEKKEKRKKALQQEKSKPRPVFKVGDRVRLFDGKAVGTIDKLEKNKAVVNYGLFTTNVGVEQLELVEAKTK; from the coding sequence ATGCTGCAGATCAACCAAAAAACACTTCAAGATTTAGAATTTCCCACGGTGTTGGACCACCTATCGGCACGGTGCAATACCGAATTGGGCAAAAAGTCGGTGGCCAAGATAGCGCCCATTGCCGATCAAGAAGCCTTGTTGGGGGCACTGGGGCAGACCTCAGAATACCTTACTTCGTTTAGCAACGACAACCGTATTCCCAACCATGGTTTTGACGCCATAAACGACGATTTAAAATTGTTGAAGATTGAAAATGCGGTCTTGGAGGTTTCCGGATTTAGAAGGATAGCCGCCCTTTGCGATACGGTACTCGTACACAAGAGGTTCTTGAAAAAGTTTAAGGAGTATTATCCGCTGCTCTTCAAATTGTCGGATGCCTTGGATGAAAACAAGGCCATTTCCGAAGAAATTGCCAAGGTCATCGACAAGTTTGGTGAAATACGCGATGATGCTTCGGCGGAATTAAAGCACATCCGCCAACAGATCAACGAGGTGCGCTCTAAAATCAATTCAAGCTTCAACGGTGCCCTGCAACGCTATCAAGCCGCTGACTTTTTGGACGAAATCCGTGAGTCGGTGGTCGAGAACCGGCGGGTCTTGGCCGTAAAGGCGATGCACCGCAAAAAAGTAAGGGGTACCGTCATGGGCAGCTCAAAGACGGGAAGCATCGTCTACATTATTCCCGAAGCTACCTTGGGCCATACCCGAGAGCTGACCAACCTTGAGTACGACGAAAAAGAGGAGTTACGGCGAATATTACGAGAACTGGCCAATTTTATCAGGCCATTTGCACCCTTGTTATCGGATTACCAAGACTATTTGACGAACATCGATATAACGGCGGCCAAGGCAAAATACGCCGCTGAAATGAACGCCGTGCTGCCTGGCATCAATCAAGAAAGGCAGTTGTACCTTAAAGATGCTTACCACCCCCTGCTCTATTTGACCAACAAGCGCAAAAATGAAAAGACCTGGCCGCAGACCATAGAATTGCACCCCGAAAACCGTATTATCGTTATCTCGGGCCCCAATGCAGGTGGTAAGAGCATCACGTTGAAGACAATTGGATTGCTTCAAGTAATGCTTCAATCCGGACTTCTAATCCCAGTTCATGAAAGAAGTTCGGTTTGTTTGTTCGATAAGATTCTGACCGATATCGGCGACAACCAAAGTATCGAGAACCATTTGAGCACCTATAGCTATCGGCTCAAGAACATGCAGCGATTTTTAAAGAAATGCGATGACCGCACCCTGTTTTTGATCGATGAGTTCGGTACCGGTAGCGATCCAGAGTTGGGGGGTGCCTTGGCCGAAGCGTTTCTAGAGGTGTTTTATGAGCGCGGTGCCTACGGAGTCATTACCACGCACTATGCCAACCTCAAATTGCTGGCCAACGAATTGCCGCACATGACCAATGCCAACATGCAGTTCGACGGCCGCACCCTGGAACCCACTTTTAAACTGGTCTTGGGCGAGGCAGGCAGCTCGTTTACCTTTGAAGTGGCCCAGAAAAACGGCATTCCCTATAGCCTCATCAACAAGGCCAAGAAAAAGATAGACCGGGGCAAGGTACGGTTCGATGCCACTATCTCAAAACTGCAGAAACAGCGCAATCGAATGGAAAAGACCGGTTCGCGCCTGCAGGAAGAAGAAAGCAAGGCCCGTGAAGAGGCCAAACGACTCGAAGAACTGAACGCAAAGATCAAGACCAAGCTAGAGAACTACCAAGAGCTCTACGACCATAACCAGCGCATGGTGCATCTGGGAAACAAGGTCAACGATGCCGCCGAGAAATACTTCTTGGACGGTAAAAAGCGCCCATTGATCTCTGAACTGCTTCGTATTGTCGAGACCGAGAACAGCAAGCGCAAAAAAACCAACGCTAAGCAGGCAAAGGCCAAAAAGGCCGTAAAAAAGCAGGTGGCCCAAGAATTGGAGAAAAAGATTGTGGAAGTCAGAAAAGAGAAAAAGGAGAAAAGGAAAAAGGCCCTCCAGCAAGAAAAATCCAAACCTAGACCAGTGTTTAAAGTTGGCGATCGCGTGCGTTTATTTGATGGAAAAGCTGTTGGGACTATTGATAAATTAGAAAAAAATAAAGCCGTAGTGAACTACGGCCTTTTTACCACAAATGTTGGTGTGGAACAATTAGAATTGGTGGAAGCTAAAACAAAATAA
- a CDS encoding thiol-activated cytolysin family protein gives MKSNQSFFRITLYVSVLCLLLVACSSCSKDEVEPGAEQPNFSNNDALDFNAAVANLSAFNQPNESPIAETNSTEPERDSENTTLECFTKTYEGAPGFNELFTLDPTTDVIYPGAMLKGETIPTGEYSRINADRSPITMSISLSNIDGSPSVTIDNPNNLSEVRQGINELLNREVTGATPAQLVVEESQVYSEQQLAIALGANYRDKTKDISGSFDFNSTTIKKKYVLKFIQKYFTLDLDSPGKSPSDLFTSLPSIESLGATNPVYVSSVTYGRMVLYTIESESSISEIKSAFDAAIDAGKREGDFELDVDSKEILEKSSIKAIIIGGSGASAAQTIGDDSLSKIYDFIAEGGNYSKDSPGAPLAYKLSYVKQGFPAARVVLATEYQVRNCDLAYPEYYAEILKITGSQLTDTEVFGKLRVKMWVGGERLDINNNGIDDGKTWDRKEEDFVEVRKTRSYTVKDHNYTFKPYRPNQAIDFIECSGELADYNGFLGSVSLGDAGGIKEIKLNTLKINEARLDTLKFTKGIQAHFRFTRLK, from the coding sequence ATGAAATCAAATCAATCATTTTTCAGAATTACACTTTATGTGTCTGTTCTATGTTTATTATTAGTTGCATGTAGCAGCTGTAGCAAAGATGAAGTAGAACCAGGGGCAGAACAACCTAATTTTTCTAACAATGATGCATTAGATTTTAATGCTGCGGTTGCTAATCTAAGTGCTTTTAATCAGCCTAATGAATCTCCTATAGCGGAGACTAATTCGACTGAACCTGAACGTGACTCAGAAAACACAACCTTGGAATGTTTTACAAAAACATATGAAGGTGCTCCTGGGTTTAATGAACTGTTTACACTTGATCCAACTACTGATGTAATATATCCAGGTGCCATGTTAAAAGGAGAAACCATACCAACCGGCGAATATTCAAGAATTAATGCAGATAGGTCGCCTATTACTATGTCTATTTCGTTGAGCAATATTGACGGAAGCCCAAGTGTAACTATTGATAACCCCAATAATCTTAGCGAGGTGCGACAAGGTATTAATGAGTTATTAAACCGAGAGGTTACAGGTGCCACGCCCGCTCAACTTGTTGTAGAGGAGTCTCAAGTATATTCGGAACAACAGTTGGCCATAGCACTTGGTGCTAATTATCGGGACAAAACCAAGGATATTTCGGGCAGTTTTGATTTTAATTCCACAACGATTAAGAAAAAGTATGTGCTTAAATTCATTCAAAAATATTTTACCTTGGATTTGGATTCCCCAGGTAAATCTCCGAGTGATTTGTTTACCAGTCTGCCAAGTATTGAAAGCTTGGGCGCTACTAATCCAGTATATGTTTCTTCGGTAACTTATGGTCGGATGGTTTTGTATACTATAGAATCTGAATCTAGTATATCAGAAATAAAATCTGCATTTGATGCTGCAATAGATGCTGGCAAGAGAGAAGGAGATTTTGAACTTGACGTTGATTCAAAAGAAATTTTGGAAAAGTCGAGTATCAAAGCAATTATAATCGGTGGTTCTGGAGCGAGTGCTGCACAAACTATAGGTGATGATAGTCTTTCTAAAATATATGATTTTATTGCAGAAGGTGGTAATTATTCTAAAGATTCTCCAGGAGCTCCATTGGCCTATAAATTGAGTTATGTAAAACAAGGTTTTCCAGCAGCTAGAGTAGTTTTAGCAACAGAATATCAAGTTAGAAACTGTGATTTGGCATACCCTGAATATTATGCAGAAATTCTTAAAATAACTGGTAGCCAATTAACAGACACCGAAGTATTTGGAAAACTAAGAGTAAAGATGTGGGTTGGCGGTGAACGCTTAGATATTAATAATAATGGAATTGATGATGGTAAAACATGGGACAGAAAAGAAGAGGATTTTGTAGAAGTTCGCAAAACCAGATCATATACCGTAAAAGATCACAATTATACTTTTAAACCATATAGACCTAATCAAGCAATAGATTTTATTGAATGCTCTGGCGAATTAGCAGATTACAATGGTTTTCTTGGCAGTGTAAGTTTAGGAGATGCTGGCGGCATAAAGGAAATTAAGTTAAATACTTTGAAAATTAATGAGGCTAGACTTGATACATTAAAATTCACCAAAGGTATTCAAGCTCATTTTAGATTTACCAGATTAAAATAA
- a CDS encoding tetratricopeptide repeat protein: protein MKSKSTLLCICLLQFFFTYSQNQKYIDSLKTELKKESTNDSIKVVLLTMLHEKLMFSKPEIAKKYADQEIDIYKRTGSEFAYGLGNLHIGDYFYNKSMNDTALYHYQLAKTSFKKNNKTRGLIFVDFTLGDIYKSQGDYESALQIFTNSLIEIEQNIKDEPYKSQFLASSHLSIGSCYFEKGDLNLALKESIIAVGYFEKINDELRTADTYKQLGDIETKLNHHSFAIDYYSKARELYKKNNDNIYEANTIISIGAVYLLQGNLTKAENFYLAGIDLSRKFNLKGSLSSALIDYGEILTNKGDLNEAENALSEANSIAAKEQLTIQSIQSLEGLSKLDLRRNKFQSALRHINEAIEIGTRSGAVITLEGLYEVKSKILEKTGDHKNAISFLRESFAIQDSISSVEKIRQVEELKTIYETEKKEAAIALQEEEIKTLNEKAKVDKLTKGLYAGGMASALALFGLSVFGYRQRIKKNRIAREKQEEIYKQEIAHKKKELASQTLHLVQKNTFLEELKENLENLKSSPDKFKMEFRRIVMLLKKEKASDKDWETFKTYFSEVHNDFDQKLKTLYADISEKEIRLAAFLRMNLTTKEIATTMNVLPDSILKSKYRLKKKLGLNKETDLTEFLNTL, encoded by the coding sequence ATGAAATCTAAATCAACACTACTTTGTATTTGTTTACTTCAATTCTTCTTTACCTATAGTCAAAATCAAAAATATATTGACAGTTTAAAAACAGAATTAAAAAAAGAATCAACTAATGATTCTATTAAAGTAGTATTGCTAACTATGCTTCACGAGAAGCTAATGTTTTCTAAGCCAGAAATAGCAAAAAAATATGCCGATCAGGAGATTGATATTTATAAAAGAACAGGTTCTGAATTTGCTTATGGCCTGGGAAATTTGCACATCGGAGATTATTTCTATAATAAAAGCATGAACGACACTGCTTTATATCATTACCAATTGGCCAAAACTTCTTTTAAAAAAAATAACAAGACTCGTGGTTTAATATTTGTAGATTTTACTTTAGGAGATATTTATAAATCTCAAGGCGATTATGAAAGTGCACTTCAAATATTTACAAATAGTCTCATTGAAATTGAACAAAATATAAAAGATGAACCTTATAAGAGTCAATTTCTTGCCTCTTCTCACCTATCCATCGGATCATGCTATTTTGAAAAAGGAGATTTAAATCTAGCGCTAAAAGAATCTATTATTGCAGTGGGCTATTTTGAAAAGATTAATGATGAACTAAGAACAGCCGACACTTACAAACAATTAGGAGATATTGAAACTAAATTAAATCATCATTCATTTGCTATTGATTATTACAGCAAAGCCCGAGAGCTTTATAAAAAAAACAATGATAATATTTATGAAGCAAATACCATAATTTCAATTGGAGCAGTTTATTTATTACAAGGCAACTTGACCAAAGCTGAAAACTTTTATCTAGCAGGTATTGATCTTTCAAGAAAATTTAATCTGAAGGGATCCTTATCAAGCGCTTTAATTGATTATGGCGAGATTTTAACCAATAAAGGTGATTTGAATGAAGCCGAAAATGCTTTAAGCGAAGCTAATAGTATTGCTGCCAAAGAACAACTTACCATACAATCCATTCAATCATTAGAAGGATTAAGCAAATTAGACCTACGAAGAAATAAATTTCAATCCGCACTTCGACATATAAATGAAGCCATAGAAATTGGAACTCGTAGTGGAGCAGTTATAACACTCGAAGGTCTCTATGAAGTAAAATCGAAAATACTTGAAAAAACAGGAGATCATAAGAATGCCATAAGTTTCCTTAGAGAATCATTTGCTATTCAGGATAGTATAAGTTCTGTAGAAAAGATTAGACAAGTAGAAGAATTGAAAACAATTTACGAAACCGAAAAAAAAGAAGCAGCGATAGCTCTGCAGGAAGAAGAAATCAAAACCCTAAATGAAAAAGCCAAAGTCGATAAACTCACCAAGGGTCTCTATGCCGGGGGCATGGCCTCTGCCCTAGCCCTATTTGGACTCTCTGTATTTGGGTACCGCCAGCGTATCAAAAAGAATCGGATCGCCCGTGAAAAGCAAGAGGAAATTTACAAGCAAGAAATTGCCCATAAGAAAAAGGAACTGGCCAGCCAGACCCTGCATTTGGTGCAGAAAAACACTTTTTTGGAAGAGCTGAAGGAAAATTTGGAGAACCTCAAAAGTTCGCCTGACAAGTTCAAAATGGAGTTTCGTCGTATTGTAATGTTGTTGAAAAAGGAAAAGGCCTCCGACAAGGACTGGGAGACCTTTAAAACCTACTTTTCAGAGGTACACAACGACTTTGACCAGAAGTTAAAGACGCTCTATGCCGATATTTCTGAAAAGGAAATACGTTTGGCGGCCTTTTTACGGATGAACCTGACCACCAAAGAGATCGCAACCACTATGAACGTCTTGCCCGACAGCATTCTTAAATCAAAATACCGGCTCAAGAAGAAATTAGGGCTAAACAAAGAGACCGATTTGACTGAGTTCTTAAACACCTTGTAA
- a CDS encoding thiol-disulfide oxidoreductase DCC family protein, translating into MESNKKIILFDGVCNLCNGAVQFVIKRDKKDVFRYAALQSEVGQNLLEARNIDTSKIDSIILIEPGVAFYTKSDATLEIAREFGGVWRLLLVFQWIPGSIRNIIYDFVARNRYRWFGKKEQCMVPTPELQAKFLQ; encoded by the coding sequence ATGGAAAGCAATAAAAAAATAATCTTATTCGATGGGGTCTGCAACCTCTGCAACGGCGCCGTGCAATTTGTCATCAAGCGTGACAAAAAAGATGTGTTCCGGTATGCGGCATTGCAAAGCGAAGTGGGCCAAAACCTGTTGGAAGCACGAAACATCGATACTTCCAAAATCGATTCCATCATTCTAATAGAGCCTGGGGTAGCCTTTTACACCAAATCGGATGCCACTCTTGAAATCGCCCGCGAATTTGGGGGTGTTTGGCGCTTGTTGCTTGTTTTTCAATGGATTCCGGGTTCAATCCGAAATATCATATACGATTTTGTGGCCCGTAACCGCTACCGTTGGTTCGGCAAAAAAGAGCAGTGTATGGTGCCTACCCCAGAACTACAGGCCAAATTTTTGCAATGA
- a CDS encoding DUF4139 domain-containing protein, whose protein sequence is MKKLVFLLLALPFLLHANDSKIPSKIKEVTVYLSGAQITRKANCPLKEGINKVVFTGLSPKIDESSIQVSGLQAVSILSMAYDINYLDRSESHPDTEKWTSQIEALQAQTAFLKNHILGLEEEERVINTNRLVSTDNQALNLEKVKEISQYYRQRITAIKNEVFETNQKIKDLQEEINRLQRQLNELNNTPEEEQGELTISFDAPMPTQLNLTLSYMVKEAGWVPNYDIKSSALNAPLNLAYKAHVYQKTGKDWNNVKVILSTATPAHNISKPDLQAHYLNFVNAYARRHSPTATKKGYAFNPSVKKVVGTVTDASGLPLPGANVVIEGTTKGTQTDFDGNYSLEVPYGQSLLFSYLGQKDVRIPIYASIINVGMEEDANTLEEMVVTALGAKREVGLGYAVSAVNPEKLLQGKTAGVNIRGFSGDFRNSKVEQPRPLYIIDGVPVEGFVEGDLDASEVQNMEVLKGESATAVYGTRGSNGVVVITTKKSTIRQDVSNTQFVIKKPYSIVSDGDITAIEINTFKLPANYEYFAAPIVNENVFLTARFKDWEKHQLLPGEANIYFEGTYAGKTVLDPYTTKKEMVLSLGLEPNITVTRKQQRNFKSKSFTGSNRILNRTYDLEVKNNKNVAVNLKLIDRIPLSQNKEIKVEDIVTNSAEYDKKKGLLSWTMDLQPKESRKESFSFQVKYPRGKYISL, encoded by the coding sequence ATGAAAAAGCTCGTATTTCTGTTGCTTGCCCTTCCGTTTTTGTTACATGCTAACGATTCAAAGATTCCATCCAAGATCAAAGAGGTCACGGTGTACCTCAGTGGGGCCCAAATTACCCGAAAGGCCAATTGCCCGCTAAAAGAGGGCATCAACAAGGTGGTCTTTACCGGACTTTCGCCCAAAATAGACGAGAGCAGCATTCAAGTCTCGGGGCTTCAAGCGGTCTCCATCCTATCCATGGCCTACGACATCAATTATCTCGATAGATCGGAAAGCCATCCAGATACTGAAAAGTGGACCTCCCAAATAGAAGCCTTGCAAGCCCAAACAGCTTTCCTCAAGAACCATATTTTGGGCCTCGAGGAAGAAGAGCGGGTCATCAACACCAATCGTTTGGTAAGCACAGACAATCAGGCACTGAACCTTGAAAAAGTAAAGGAAATCAGCCAGTACTACCGTCAGCGCATAACCGCCATCAAGAATGAGGTGTTCGAGACCAACCAGAAGATTAAAGACCTGCAAGAAGAAATCAATAGGCTGCAACGACAGCTCAACGAACTGAACAACACGCCAGAGGAAGAACAGGGCGAGCTAACGATCTCGTTTGATGCCCCCATGCCCACCCAGTTGAACCTGACCCTTTCATACATGGTAAAAGAAGCAGGTTGGGTGCCCAATTACGATATCAAATCATCTGCCCTGAATGCACCGTTGAACCTTGCCTACAAGGCACATGTGTACCAAAAAACAGGCAAGGATTGGAACAATGTAAAGGTGATACTCTCTACGGCGACCCCAGCCCACAACATATCAAAGCCCGATCTGCAAGCCCATTATTTGAATTTTGTCAATGCCTATGCGCGAAGGCATTCGCCCACCGCTACTAAAAAAGGGTATGCCTTTAACCCCAGTGTCAAGAAAGTGGTGGGTACGGTGACCGATGCTTCGGGCCTGCCACTGCCCGGGGCAAATGTGGTAATTGAGGGTACTACAAAAGGCACCCAAACCGATTTTGATGGCAATTATTCCCTAGAGGTGCCCTATGGGCAAAGTTTGTTGTTTTCGTATCTCGGTCAAAAAGATGTAAGAATACCCATTTACGCATCCATCATCAATGTGGGTATGGAAGAGGATGCCAATACCCTCGAAGAAATGGTGGTCACTGCTTTGGGTGCTAAGCGCGAGGTAGGTTTGGGCTATGCTGTTTCTGCCGTAAACCCTGAAAAGCTTCTCCAAGGTAAGACAGCAGGCGTTAATATAAGAGGGTTTTCGGGGGACTTTAGAAATTCAAAAGTTGAACAACCGAGACCTCTTTATATCATTGACGGAGTGCCTGTGGAAGGTTTTGTGGAAGGCGATCTTGATGCCAGTGAAGTACAGAATATGGAAGTCTTAAAAGGAGAAAGTGCCACGGCCGTTTACGGTACACGCGGAAGCAACGGTGTGGTTGTGATCACAACTAAAAAGAGTACCATCAGGCAAGACGTGTCGAACACCCAATTCGTGATCAAAAAGCCCTATTCCATCGTTTCTGATGGCGATATTACGGCCATTGAGATCAACACCTTTAAACTGCCAGCCAACTACGAGTATTTTGCCGCGCCCATTGTAAACGAAAACGTGTTCTTGACGGCCCGCTTCAAAGACTGGGAAAAACACCAGCTGTTGCCTGGCGAGGCCAATATCTATTTTGAAGGCACCTATGCGGGCAAAACGGTTTTGGACCCCTACACCACCAAAAAAGAGATGGTATTGTCATTGGGCTTGGAACCGAACATTACAGTGACCCGAAAACAGCAGCGAAACTTCAAGAGCAAGTCGTTTACAGGAAGCAATCGCATTCTGAACCGCACCTATGACCTGGAAGTAAAGAATAACAAGAACGTGGCCGTCAACCTGAAGCTGATCGACCGTATTCCTTTGTCGCAAAACAAAGAGATCAAGGTGGAGGATATTGTAACCAATTCGGCGGAATATGATAAAAAGAAGGGATTGTTGAGTTGGACAATGGATTTACAGCCAAAAGAAAGCAGAAAAGAAAGCTTCTCGTTTCAGGTGAAATACCCAAGGGGCAAGTACATATCTCTCTAG
- a CDS encoding flavohemoglobin expression-modulating QEGLA motif protein — translation MEEKEQQELQRQYADVFEIDSNLDRLVKRIELLNYINPLNIEKEKHRFFASKYTVEPEFRYPKLKFDPYKLHRLFFLQRLERIEDEKIRKLYQEVIHYYSNMIQCIETIGTGRNFYFNSLRVFGTPTEKDVQNARFILHFKDEPSSVDMEKVFSAEEAKHYFEKFAEAYDFPLNILFSTHIAAEAMVSNSRQSLLIKKNARFSKNQLLTLGTHEIGVHLVTTFNAAAQPLKILSNGLPKNVETQEGLAVFSEYMGGALTLKRLKELAYRVLAADSLSKGYTFADTFDLIHGHYKLDRDEAFTITLRAHRGGGFTKDRLYLSGLRKIYKRYKREEPLDILIAGKVSLDSEEVLKHLRKKGLLLPNRYENLSFKQKMNTNKTLDFILNNLK, via the coding sequence ATAGAGGAAAAAGAGCAACAAGAACTGCAACGACAATATGCCGATGTGTTTGAGATAGACAGCAATCTAGATAGGCTGGTCAAGCGTATCGAACTGTTGAACTATATCAACCCGCTGAACATCGAAAAAGAAAAGCACCGCTTTTTTGCCTCTAAATATACCGTTGAGCCTGAGTTTCGTTATCCTAAACTCAAATTTGACCCTTACAAACTGCACCGCCTTTTCTTTTTACAGCGCCTAGAGCGTATTGAGGATGAGAAGATCAGAAAGCTCTATCAAGAGGTCATCCATTACTATTCGAACATGATCCAGTGTATCGAAACTATCGGCACGGGGCGCAATTTCTATTTCAATTCGTTACGGGTCTTCGGAACACCCACCGAAAAAGATGTGCAGAATGCCCGTTTTATACTCCATTTCAAAGATGAGCCTTCTTCTGTCGATATGGAGAAAGTGTTTTCTGCCGAAGAGGCCAAGCACTATTTCGAGAAGTTTGCGGAGGCTTATGACTTTCCGTTGAACATCCTTTTTTCGACCCATATTGCTGCTGAGGCCATGGTCAGTAACAGCCGCCAGTCCTTATTGATCAAAAAGAATGCCCGCTTCAGCAAAAACCAATTGCTAACTCTGGGCACACATGAAATTGGGGTACATTTGGTCACTACTTTCAATGCAGCGGCGCAACCCTTGAAGATTTTATCGAACGGACTTCCCAAGAATGTGGAGACCCAAGAGGGTCTCGCCGTATTCAGTGAGTACATGGGCGGTGCCCTTACCCTGAAACGACTTAAGGAGTTGGCCTACCGCGTACTAGCAGCCGACAGTTTGAGCAAGGGTTACACCTTTGCCGATACATTCGACCTGATACATGGGCACTACAAACTCGACCGTGACGAAGCCTTTACCATAACCCTTAGGGCGCACAGGGGAGGGGGCTTTACCAAAGACCGCCTTTATTTGAGCGGTCTGCGCAAAATCTATAAACGTTATAAACGTGAAGAACCTTTGGATATCTTAATTGCCGGAAAGGTTTCGTTGGACAGCGAAGAGGTGCTAAAACATCTTCGAAAAAAGGGATTGCTGCTGCCCAACAGGTATGAAAACCTTTCCTTTAAGCAAAAAATGAACACGAACAAAACGCTCGATTTTATCCTCAACAATTTGAAGTAA